Proteins encoded within one genomic window of Bradyrhizobium sp. AZCC 1719:
- a CDS encoding anti-sigma factor family protein — protein MTDRNIPVTEDELHAYVDDELPAERRGDVEAWLASHPDDAARVQSWRTMAEALHTRYDSVVDEAVPKRLEIERLVRQPRRWVYGAVAATLAAFIVGGGIGWFARGAATAPSAFQNLTVHAIEAHRLYVVEVRHPVEVPGSERHHLQQWLTKRCGWVVRAPELAGAGLKLVGGRLLPGSAGPASFMMYESASGERFTIYTAKSDAEATQMRYAAEGKESALFWADDGVVYAVVSTGADRGRLTQIAQAVYDQLEKKG, from the coding sequence ATGACCGATCGCAACATTCCCGTCACCGAAGACGAGCTGCATGCTTACGTCGACGACGAACTGCCGGCTGAACGCCGCGGCGACGTCGAAGCGTGGCTCGCCTCGCATCCCGACGATGCCGCGCGGGTGCAGTCGTGGCGCACGATGGCGGAAGCGCTGCATACCAGGTACGATTCGGTTGTCGACGAGGCGGTGCCGAAACGGCTCGAGATCGAACGGCTGGTGCGACAGCCGCGCAGATGGGTGTACGGCGCGGTCGCGGCGACGCTGGCGGCGTTCATCGTCGGCGGCGGCATCGGCTGGTTCGCGCGCGGCGCGGCGACTGCACCCTCGGCTTTCCAAAATCTGACGGTGCATGCGATCGAAGCGCACCGGCTTTACGTGGTGGAAGTGCGGCATCCCGTCGAGGTGCCGGGCAGCGAACGCCATCATCTGCAGCAATGGCTGACCAAGCGCTGCGGCTGGGTCGTCCGCGCGCCGGAACTGGCGGGGGCCGGATTGAAACTCGTCGGCGGACGGCTATTGCCGGGTTCCGCAGGCCCGGCATCCTTCATGATGTATGAGAGCGCCTCAGGCGAACGTTTCACGATCTACACCGCAAAATCGGATGCCGAGGCGACCCAGATGCGGTACGCGGCGGAAGGCAAGGAGAGCGCCCTGTTCTGGGCGGACGACGGCGTCGTTTATGCGGTGGTGTCTACCGGCGCCGACCGGGGGCGGCTGACCCAGATCGCCCAGGCTGTCTACGATCAGTTGGAAAAGAAGGGCTGA
- a CDS encoding RNA polymerase sigma factor, producing the protein MSAFRQSVEAMIPALRRYARALARDADIADDLVQDTLVRALRSERLFLGGDVRSWLYTILTNLNKNRRRSLARRPQFMPLLDNNPDASGTEAEGRDIARALATLVEEQRSVLLLVMLEGLSYREVADIQGVPIGTVMSRLARARAHVKASLEGERAALRRVK; encoded by the coding sequence ATGAGCGCGTTTCGTCAAAGTGTCGAAGCCATGATTCCGGCGCTCCGCCGCTATGCACGTGCACTCGCGCGCGATGCCGACATCGCCGACGACCTGGTGCAGGATACGCTGGTGCGCGCGTTGCGTTCCGAGCGGCTGTTTCTCGGCGGCGACGTCAGGAGCTGGCTCTATACGATCCTGACCAATTTGAACAAGAACCGGCGACGGTCGCTGGCGCGGCGGCCGCAATTCATGCCGCTGCTCGACAACAACCCGGACGCCAGCGGCACCGAGGCGGAAGGCCGCGACATTGCGCGTGCGCTGGCAACGTTGGTGGAAGAACAGCGCTCGGTGCTGCTCCTGGTGATGCTGGAAGGGCTGAGCTACCGCGAGGTCGCCGACATCCAGGGCGTGCCGATCGGCACCGTAATGTCCCGGCTTGCCCGCGCACGCGCGCATGTCAAAGCTTCGCTCGAGGGCGAACGCGCGGCGCTCAGGCGGGTGAAATGA
- a CDS encoding glutathione S-transferase family protein: MTICLYGSPISTFARKVGIGLELKGLPYDLVDALTPDRREELRKLNPRLEVPVLTDGDLVVVNSSDILQYLDWRYPERPLYPAAIEERVVARAFERLADQRFDPIVVDCSYWHWAERDDEPPAGLLAAAQRDIDELFDHLERMLLPRPKPWPFGEPGVVECAWFANLAALRTFGLTIDLQRFPVVGNWFRATRTHPVFVADAQRTAAFLKELKHLTHERKRLFWSGDRMEWLISRGFHQWFAGEVAAGRAAFPG; this comes from the coding sequence ATGACCATCTGTCTCTACGGCAGTCCAATCAGCACCTTTGCCCGCAAGGTCGGGATCGGTCTTGAGCTGAAAGGGCTGCCTTATGATCTCGTTGACGCGTTGACGCCGGATCGCCGCGAGGAATTGCGAAAGCTCAATCCGAGGCTGGAAGTGCCCGTGCTGACCGACGGCGATCTCGTCGTCGTGAACTCAAGCGACATCCTGCAGTATCTGGACTGGCGCTATCCCGAACGACCGCTCTATCCCGCTGCGATCGAGGAGCGCGTCGTCGCACGCGCCTTCGAGCGCCTGGCCGATCAACGCTTCGATCCAATCGTGGTGGACTGCTCGTACTGGCACTGGGCGGAACGCGACGACGAGCCACCGGCCGGCCTGCTGGCGGCGGCCCAAAGAGATATCGACGAGCTGTTCGATCATCTCGAGCGCATGCTGCTGCCGCGTCCGAAGCCGTGGCCGTTCGGCGAGCCTGGTGTCGTCGAATGCGCCTGGTTTGCCAATCTCGCCGCGTTGCGCACGTTTGGCCTGACCATCGACCTCCAGCGCTTTCCCGTGGTCGGCAATTGGTTTCGGGCGACACGGACACATCCCGTCTTCGTCGCCGACGCGCAGCGTACCGCTGCGTTCCTGAAGGAATTGAAGCACCTCACCCACGAGCGCAAGCGGCTGTTCTGGAGCGGAGACAGAATGGAGTGGCTGATATCGCGCGGGTTTCACCAGTGGTTTGCCGGCGAAGTCGCTGCCGGCCGTGCGGCGTTTCCGGGATAG
- the fabI gene encoding enoyl-ACP reductase FabI, whose translation MSQKSGLMQGKRGVILGVANNRSIAWGIAKACHDAGAEIALTWQGDALKKRVEPLAKELNGLLLGHCDVTDAATIDAVFDVLREKWGKIDFVVHAIAFADKDQLEGRYLETTQDNFSRSMLISCYSLTAITQRAEKLMTDGGSILTLTYYGAEKWMPHYNVMGVAKAALEASVRYLAADLGEKNIRVNAISAGPIKTLAASGIGDFRYILKWNEYNAPLRRTVSIEEVGDSALYLLSDLSRGVTGEVHHVDSGYHVVGMKRPDAPDISLSNSVAKE comes from the coding sequence ATGTCGCAAAAATCAGGTCTGATGCAGGGCAAGCGCGGGGTGATCCTCGGCGTTGCCAACAACCGCTCGATTGCCTGGGGCATCGCCAAGGCATGCCACGACGCGGGCGCGGAAATCGCGCTCACCTGGCAGGGCGATGCGCTGAAGAAACGGGTCGAACCTCTGGCCAAGGAGCTGAACGGCCTCCTGCTGGGCCATTGCGACGTCACCGATGCCGCGACGATCGATGCAGTGTTCGATGTGCTCCGCGAAAAGTGGGGCAAGATCGATTTCGTGGTCCACGCCATCGCGTTCGCCGACAAGGACCAACTCGAAGGCCGCTATCTGGAGACGACGCAGGATAATTTCTCCAGGAGCATGCTGATCTCCTGCTATTCGCTGACTGCGATCACGCAGCGCGCCGAGAAGCTGATGACCGACGGTGGCTCGATCCTGACGCTGACCTATTACGGCGCCGAGAAATGGATGCCGCATTACAACGTCATGGGGGTTGCGAAGGCAGCCCTGGAAGCCAGCGTGCGCTATCTCGCCGCCGATCTCGGCGAGAAGAACATCCGCGTCAACGCGATTTCGGCAGGACCGATCAAGACGCTGGCGGCGTCCGGCATCGGCGATTTCCGCTACATTCTGAAGTGGAATGAATACAACGCGCCGCTGCGCCGCACCGTGAGCATCGAGGAAGTCGGCGACAGCGCGCTGTATCTGTTGTCGGACCTGTCGCGCGGCGTCACCGGCGAGGTTCATCACGTCGATTCCGGCTATCACGTCGTCGGCATGAAGCGCCCCGACGCGCCCGACATCTCGCTCTCCAATTCGGTAGCCAAGGAATAG
- a CDS encoding J domain-containing protein, which produces MRDPYEVLGVPRGASATAIKSAYRKLAKKHHPDNNKNDPKAAARFSEINAANEIIGDEDKRKQFDRGEIDAEGKPRFQGFPGGGFSGDPRGRAGGGGFESYTFRSGGGPGGMGGAGFEDILNSMFGGAARSGRAGGGRSFEFDTGGVGLDLDLNVAMTVSLEESVKGGEKRVRLPTGKELNVKIPAGVTAGQQIRLKGQGETAPGHPPGDLLITVSIAPHPFFKVDGSDLRLDLPITLYEAVLGGKVRVPTLGGAVELSIPKNTSSGRTFRLKGKGLPKPGETGDLLVTTRIILPDGNDSELEALMQKWRDGHPYNPRSDFG; this is translated from the coding sequence ATGCGCGACCCCTATGAGGTCTTGGGGGTGCCGCGAGGCGCCAGCGCTACGGCGATCAAGAGTGCCTACCGCAAGCTCGCCAAGAAGCATCACCCCGACAACAACAAAAACGATCCGAAGGCTGCGGCGCGATTTTCCGAGATCAACGCGGCCAACGAGATCATCGGCGACGAGGACAAGCGCAAACAGTTCGATCGCGGCGAGATCGATGCCGAGGGCAAGCCGCGCTTCCAAGGTTTTCCTGGTGGCGGCTTTTCCGGCGACCCGCGCGGCCGCGCCGGTGGAGGCGGTTTCGAATCCTACACTTTCCGCAGCGGGGGCGGCCCCGGTGGCATGGGCGGCGCGGGCTTCGAGGACATCCTCAACAGCATGTTCGGCGGCGCAGCCAGGAGCGGACGTGCCGGCGGCGGCCGGAGCTTTGAATTCGACACCGGTGGCGTCGGCCTCGATCTCGATCTGAACGTCGCCATGACGGTGTCGCTGGAAGAGTCCGTCAAGGGCGGGGAAAAGCGCGTCCGTTTGCCGACCGGCAAGGAGCTCAACGTCAAGATCCCCGCAGGCGTCACCGCCGGTCAGCAGATCCGGCTAAAGGGGCAGGGCGAAACCGCGCCGGGCCACCCGCCGGGTGATCTCCTGATTACGGTCAGCATCGCCCCGCATCCTTTTTTCAAGGTCGATGGCAGCGATTTGCGCCTGGATCTGCCCATCACGCTCTATGAGGCGGTGTTGGGCGGCAAGGTCCGCGTGCCCACCCTGGGTGGTGCGGTCGAGCTCTCGATCCCGAAAAATACCTCGAGCGGCCGCACCTTCCGCCTCAAGGGCAAGGGCCTGCCCAAGCCCGGGGAAACCGGGGACCTGCTCGTGACCACCCGAATTATTTTGCCCGACGGGAACGATAGCGAGCTCGAGGCATTGATGCAGAAGTGGCGCGATGGCCACCCGTACAATCCGCGCAGCGATTTCGGCTGA
- the aroC gene encoding chorismate synthase — protein sequence MSHNTFGHLFRVTTFGESHGVAIGCVVDGCPPLIPLTSEDIQHDLDRRRPGQSRFTTQRQEPDAVKILSGVMAHPETGVQVTTGTPIALLIENTDQRSKDYSEIKDKFRPGHADFTYEAKYGLRDYRGGGRSSARETATRVAAGAIARKILPDVKVRGALVQMGPHRIDRDKWDWDEIARNPFFCPDKDKAAFFEQYLDGIRKSGSSIGAVIEVVAEGVPAGWGAPIYAKLDADLAAAMMSINAVKGVEIGAGFAAAELSGEENADEMRTGNNGTRFLSNHAGGVLGGISTGQPVVVRFAVKPTSSILSPRKTVDRAGADTDIMTKGRHDPCVGIRAVPVGEAMMACVLADHFLRHRGQVGG from the coding sequence ATGTCCCACAACACCTTCGGCCACCTGTTCCGGGTCACGACCTTCGGCGAAAGCCATGGGGTCGCGATCGGCTGCGTGGTCGATGGCTGCCCGCCGCTGATCCCGCTGACATCAGAGGACATCCAGCACGATCTCGACCGCCGCCGTCCGGGCCAGTCGCGCTTCACCACCCAGCGCCAGGAGCCGGATGCGGTCAAGATCCTGTCCGGCGTGATGGCGCATCCGGAAACCGGCGTGCAGGTGACGACGGGAACGCCGATCGCGCTGTTGATCGAGAACACCGACCAGCGCTCCAAGGACTATTCCGAGATCAAGGACAAGTTTCGGCCCGGCCACGCCGACTTCACCTATGAGGCCAAATACGGCCTGCGCGATTATCGCGGCGGCGGCCGCTCGTCGGCGCGCGAGACCGCGACGCGGGTCGCGGCCGGCGCCATCGCGCGCAAAATCCTGCCTGACGTGAAGGTCCGCGGCGCGCTAGTGCAGATGGGCCCGCATAGGATCGATCGCGACAAATGGGACTGGGACGAGATCGCGCGCAATCCGTTCTTTTGTCCCGACAAGGACAAGGCCGCCTTCTTCGAGCAGTATCTGGACGGCATCCGCAAGAGCGGCTCCTCGATCGGCGCGGTCATCGAAGTGGTCGCCGAAGGCGTGCCGGCCGGATGGGGCGCGCCGATCTACGCCAAGCTGGACGCCGATCTGGCGGCGGCCATGATGAGCATCAATGCGGTGAAAGGCGTCGAGATCGGCGCGGGCTTTGCTGCTGCCGAATTGTCGGGCGAGGAAAACGCCGACGAGATGCGCACCGGCAATAACGGCACGCGGTTCCTGTCCAACCATGCCGGCGGCGTGCTCGGCGGCATTTCGACCGGCCAGCCGGTGGTGGTGCGTTTTGCGGTGAAGCCGACCTCGTCGATCCTCTCGCCGCGCAAGACGGTGGATCGCGCCGGCGCCGACACCGACATCATGACAAAAGGCCGTCACGACCCCTGCGTCGGCATCCGCGCGGTGCCGGTCGGCGAGGCGATGATGGCCTGCGTGCTGGCGGACCATTTCCTGCGCCATCGCGGGCAGGTGGGCGGGTAG
- a CDS encoding adenylate/guanylate cyclase domain-containing protein — protein MNASELQKLTDWLIDGGRSRASPKSFMAETCERMVAAGLPLWRVGVFVRTLHPDIYGRSFIWRPGAEVEVGTVEYKILESPDFHSSPLIIVFQQGSEVRARIDDPASKRFPIIEDLRAEGVTDYVALPLPFVDSTVNASSWTTKQPGGFTNEQLAALRAIVRPLARVVEIISLNRMAASLLDTYVGNRAGERIMGGQIRRGHTETMNAAIWLSDLRGFTALSDRLPAEAVVDILNRYFDCQVAAIKKHGGDVLKYMGDGLLAVFPIDEYVGDEQQVCGHVLEAAHESRASVADLQYPIGDAVERFRFGVALHVGRILYGNIGGGNRLDFTCIGPAVNLAARLEKIASQTRRTIVASEGFAGICRGGWSDLGEFPVAGFAKAARVYGLADETSAA, from the coding sequence ATGAATGCCTCCGAACTGCAGAAGCTGACCGACTGGCTGATCGACGGCGGCAGATCCAGGGCCAGCCCGAAGAGTTTCATGGCGGAGACCTGCGAGCGGATGGTGGCGGCAGGCCTGCCGCTGTGGCGTGTCGGCGTGTTCGTTCGAACGCTGCATCCCGATATCTACGGCCGTAGTTTCATCTGGAGGCCGGGCGCCGAGGTCGAGGTCGGCACGGTCGAATACAAAATTCTGGAATCGCCGGATTTTCATTCGAGCCCGCTGATCATCGTGTTCCAGCAGGGCAGCGAGGTTCGGGCTCGCATCGACGATCCCGCCAGCAAGCGCTTTCCGATCATCGAGGACCTGCGTGCCGAAGGCGTCACCGATTACGTTGCGCTGCCGCTTCCTTTCGTCGACAGCACGGTCAATGCGTCGAGCTGGACCACGAAGCAGCCGGGTGGGTTCACGAACGAACAATTGGCGGCGCTACGGGCAATCGTGCGGCCGCTGGCGCGCGTCGTCGAGATCATCAGTCTGAACCGCATGGCTGCCAGCCTGCTCGATACCTATGTCGGCAACCGCGCCGGCGAGCGGATCATGGGCGGGCAAATTCGCCGCGGCCACACCGAGACGATGAATGCCGCGATCTGGCTGTCCGATCTGCGTGGCTTCACGGCGTTGTCGGACCGGCTGCCGGCCGAGGCCGTCGTGGACATTCTGAACCGCTATTTCGATTGCCAAGTCGCGGCGATCAAGAAGCACGGCGGCGACGTGCTGAAATATATGGGCGACGGGCTGCTCGCGGTGTTTCCGATCGACGAATATGTCGGCGACGAGCAGCAGGTTTGCGGCCACGTGCTCGAAGCCGCGCACGAATCTCGCGCCAGCGTCGCCGACTTGCAGTATCCGATCGGCGACGCCGTCGAACGCTTTCGCTTCGGTGTCGCCCTGCATGTCGGGCGAATTCTCTACGGCAATATCGGCGGCGGCAACCGGCTCGACTTCACCTGCATTGGACCCGCGGTAAATCTGGCGGCGCGGCTGGAAAAGATCGCCAGCCAAACTAGGCGCACCATCGTGGCGTCGGAGGGATTTGCCGGCATCTGCCGGGGAGGGTGGAGCGATCTCGGCGAGTTTCCGGTTGCCGGCTTCGCAAAGGCGGCGCGCGTCTATGGACTGGCCGACGAGACCTCGGCGGCCTAG
- a CDS encoding LysR family transcriptional regulator has product MIRLLQFISDNGDYSDVCINRASMPPVFPDLSSRQLQAVLALAKYRSFVAAASSLKISQPALTRTIKLIEIELGVPLFSRSTRRVTVTDAGQEFAALAERLLNDLRIGAENVREMAAHPRGQITVASVVSLAGAVLPSLIADYSRRFPGIELHLREGLHHMVMDEIRNGMADFGIGYVDDAPRSFVTEGLGVETFHLVMCRDHALARRTRIGLPALAGVPLVSFPAESRTRHIVDRAATAAGLSFHYVTTTNRLPTLHELVRNGVGLAVVPKSERPSPDDPDLTSLPLVGQGLSCRVGIMRLGERELTAAAAQFLNVVRNWWRASRHDSDRKNPRYSSGSVVNNSG; this is encoded by the coding sequence GTGATCCGTCTATTGCAATTTATTTCCGATAACGGAGATTATTCCGATGTTTGCATTAATCGAGCCAGCATGCCCCCTGTTTTCCCCGATCTGAGTTCGCGACAGCTCCAGGCCGTTCTCGCACTTGCCAAGTATCGAAGTTTTGTCGCCGCGGCCAGCTCGCTGAAAATATCGCAGCCAGCTCTGACGCGAACGATCAAGCTCATCGAGATCGAACTGGGTGTGCCGCTGTTTTCGCGCAGCACCCGCCGGGTCACCGTCACTGACGCAGGACAGGAATTCGCTGCGCTTGCGGAACGCTTGCTCAACGACCTCAGAATCGGCGCCGAAAATGTGCGGGAAATGGCCGCTCATCCACGCGGTCAGATCACCGTCGCGAGTGTGGTTTCGCTCGCGGGCGCCGTGCTTCCAAGCCTGATCGCGGACTACAGCCGGCGATTTCCCGGCATCGAACTTCATCTGCGCGAGGGGTTGCACCATATGGTGATGGACGAGATACGCAATGGAATGGCTGATTTCGGTATCGGCTATGTCGACGATGCGCCGCGATCGTTCGTGACCGAAGGCCTTGGCGTCGAAACGTTCCATCTCGTCATGTGCCGGGACCATGCGTTGGCGCGGCGCACGAGGATCGGGTTGCCGGCGCTGGCGGGCGTTCCGCTTGTCTCATTTCCGGCAGAGTCCCGCACCCGGCACATCGTCGACCGCGCGGCGACCGCCGCGGGCCTTTCGTTCCACTATGTGACGACGACGAACCGTTTGCCGACGCTCCACGAACTCGTCCGTAATGGGGTAGGGCTCGCCGTCGTCCCGAAGAGTGAGCGTCCGTCACCCGACGATCCGGACCTGACTTCATTGCCTCTGGTCGGGCAGGGCCTTTCGTGTCGCGTCGGGATTATGCGTTTGGGGGAGCGCGAATTGACCGCGGCGGCCGCGCAATTTCTGAACGTAGTTCGAAACTGGTGGCGAGCGTCCCGCCATGATTCCGACCGGAAAAATCCGCGCTATTCCTCCGGCTCGGTCGTGAACAATAGCGGATAG
- a CDS encoding GMC family oxidoreductase, giving the protein MYDLIIVGGGSAGSVMAHRLSARSANKVLLCEAGQDTPPGNEPPEIRDSYSGLAYFDPRFHWTELKVTTQVVSHNNPDESRPPLRKYEQARVLGGGSSINGQMANRGAPTDYAEWEVRGAAGWNWKDVLPYFKKVERDLDFDGPFHGKDGRIPVRRIPHQHWTRHSQAVGEACKLAGFAFLPDQNGEFVEGYFPVTHSNQDEQRVSAAMGYLDRETRKRANLTISTNTQVKELLFEGTQCVGVKALVDGREQEFRGREVILSCGAIHSPAHLLRAGIGPVGHLKEMGIPVLMGLAGVGQGLMDHPSIALSSYVRPGARMNEHTRRHIQMGLRYSSGLPGVPAGDMFVAVLSKSAWHSVGEQIASLLTFVNKTYSETGQVKVASRDPLIEPIVEFNLLSDRRDLDRLMSGFRKMAALQMSAPLKAVTDKPFPASYSDRVRKIGVVNTRNKVLTAIAATLMDGPAALRHYMIDNFIVEGFTFEQVMSDDEALEAFVRKAAIGVWHASCSCRMGRTDDPMAVVDTQGRVKGVQGLRVVDASIFPVVPCANTNFPVLMAAEKIADAMQ; this is encoded by the coding sequence GTGTACGATTTGATCATCGTCGGCGGCGGATCAGCGGGCTCGGTCATGGCCCACAGGCTCTCCGCCAGGAGCGCCAACAAGGTCCTGCTCTGCGAAGCCGGCCAGGACACGCCGCCCGGCAACGAGCCGCCCGAAATTCGCGACAGCTATTCGGGGCTGGCGTATTTCGATCCGCGCTTCCACTGGACCGAACTCAAGGTCACCACCCAGGTCGTCAGTCACAACAACCCGGATGAGAGCCGCCCGCCATTGCGCAAGTATGAGCAGGCGCGCGTGTTGGGTGGCGGGTCCTCCATCAACGGCCAGATGGCCAACCGCGGCGCGCCGACCGACTACGCGGAGTGGGAGGTCCGCGGCGCCGCGGGCTGGAACTGGAAGGACGTGCTGCCCTATTTCAAGAAGGTGGAGCGCGACCTCGATTTCGACGGACCGTTCCACGGCAAGGACGGCCGTATCCCCGTCCGCCGCATTCCGCACCAGCATTGGACGCGGCACTCGCAAGCGGTGGGCGAGGCCTGCAAGCTCGCCGGCTTTGCGTTCCTGCCCGACCAGAACGGCGAGTTCGTCGAAGGCTACTTCCCGGTGACACACTCCAATCAGGACGAGCAACGCGTCTCGGCCGCGATGGGCTATCTCGATCGCGAAACACGCAAGCGCGCCAACCTGACCATATCGACCAACACGCAAGTCAAGGAGCTGCTGTTCGAGGGCACGCAATGCGTCGGCGTGAAGGCGCTGGTCGATGGCCGGGAACAGGAGTTCCGCGGTCGCGAGGTCATCCTCTCGTGCGGTGCTATCCATTCGCCGGCGCATCTCTTGCGCGCCGGCATCGGACCGGTCGGGCATCTGAAGGAGATGGGCATTCCGGTCTTGATGGGCCTCGCGGGCGTCGGCCAGGGTCTGATGGATCATCCCTCGATCGCGTTGTCGTCCTATGTCCGTCCTGGCGCGCGCATGAACGAGCACACCCGACGGCACATCCAGATGGGGCTGCGCTACTCCTCCGGGCTTCCGGGCGTACCTGCCGGCGACATGTTCGTCGCCGTCCTCAGCAAGTCGGCCTGGCATTCGGTCGGCGAGCAGATCGCCTCGCTGCTCACCTTCGTCAACAAGACCTACTCGGAGACCGGGCAGGTCAAAGTCGCCTCGCGCGACCCGCTGATAGAACCGATTGTCGAGTTCAACCTGTTGTCCGACAGGCGCGATCTCGATCGCCTGATGAGCGGCTTTCGCAAGATGGCGGCGCTGCAGATGAGCGCGCCGCTCAAGGCGGTCACCGACAAGCCGTTCCCGGCCTCGTATTCCGACCGCGTGCGCAAGATCGGCGTGGTCAACACCAGGAACAAGGTCCTCACCGCCATTGCCGCGACGTTGATGGACGGGCCGGCGGCGCTGCGCCACTACATGATCGACAACTTCATCGTCGAAGGTTTCACCTTCGAGCAGGTCATGAGCGACGACGAGGCGCTCGAAGCGTTCGTGCGCAAAGCGGCGATCGGCGTGTGGCATGCCTCCTGCTCGTGCCGGATGGGCCGAACGGACGATCCGATGGCGGTCGTAGACACCCAAGGCCGCGTCAAGGGCGTGCAGGGATTGCGCGTGGTCGACGCCTCGATCTTCCCGGTGGTGCCGTGCGCCAACACCAATTTCCCGGTGCTGATGGCGGCGGAGAAGATTGCAGACGCGATGCAGTAA
- a CDS encoding histidine phosphatase family protein, with amino-acid sequence MPAPVIYYIRHGETSWNAEGRLQGAQDIPLNDLGRKQAAHAGNVLAELLARDGRDTSSLPFVASPLSRARATMELVRGAMKLPPESYALDDRLREIGYGVWEGSTLAEMQAADPVLYAKRLTAKWTMAPEGGETYAEVQHRMRDWYDSVRADTVAVAHGGTARALMVALGIETPASAADLVIEQGAVYVFRDGGLKKYS; translated from the coding sequence ATGCCTGCGCCCGTGATCTACTACATCCGCCATGGCGAGACGTCGTGGAACGCGGAAGGCAGGCTGCAGGGAGCGCAGGATATTCCGCTGAACGATCTCGGCCGCAAGCAGGCGGCCCACGCCGGCAATGTCCTCGCTGAGCTCCTCGCGCGCGATGGCCGCGACACGTCCTCGCTGCCGTTCGTTGCAAGCCCGCTTTCGCGCGCGCGGGCGACGATGGAATTGGTGCGCGGCGCCATGAAACTGCCGCCGGAGAGTTATGCGCTCGACGATCGTCTGCGTGAGATCGGCTATGGCGTCTGGGAGGGCTCGACGCTGGCCGAGATGCAGGCCGCCGACCCCGTGCTCTACGCCAAGCGGCTGACAGCAAAGTGGACGATGGCGCCGGAAGGCGGCGAGACCTATGCCGAGGTGCAGCACCGGATGCGCGACTGGTACGATTCCGTGCGCGCGGATACCGTTGCGGTAGCCCATGGCGGCACAGCGCGGGCGCTGATGGTGGCGCTCGGTATCGAGACGCCGGCCAGCGCCGCCGATCTCGTGATCGAGCAGGGCGCGGTCTACGTGTTCCGCGACGGCGGGCTTAAGAAGTATAGTTAA
- the clpS gene encoding ATP-dependent Clp protease adapter ClpS, which produces MADTVVTPKTKVKTKVERPRLHKVILINDDFTPREFVVTVLKAEFRMTEDQAHKVMITAHRRGVCVVAVFTKDVAETKATRATDAGRAKGYPLLFTTEPEE; this is translated from the coding sequence ATGGCAGATACCGTCGTCACGCCAAAAACCAAGGTCAAAACCAAGGTCGAACGGCCGCGCCTGCACAAGGTCATCCTGATCAATGACGACTTCACGCCGCGCGAATTCGTCGTCACGGTGCTGAAGGCCGAATTCCGCATGACCGAGGACCAGGCCCACAAGGTCATGATCACCGCGCACCGCCGCGGCGTCTGCGTCGTCGCCGTGTTCACCAAGGACGTTGCCGAGACCAAGGCCACCCGCGCCACCGACGCCGGCCGCGCCAAGGGCTATCCGCTATTGTTCACGACCGAGCCGGAGGAATAG